The sequence GCATACCTAATGCTTCAAAACTTCCTGCTAAAATAGCACAATTTCAACTTTGCCAGTAGACGAACAGCGATCGTAAGTTGTGAGTTGCTGGTAGAGTTGAGCCTTGAATCACAAATCTCACTCGCAACTTGCAACTTATAACTCGCTACTTATGATATGTTCTTAATTCCTCAAACCCGGGTTTTGACGGTTTGGCTTCTTCGTTGCTTCTTTCCTGCTGCCTTTCGGCTGCGCTGAGCCTACAAGTCAAGGGAAGCGCTGACAGACAAGTCTTGCTTCTTCCTTCTTCCTTCAACATCTGCTACAGTTCGTTAACCATAACTCCTCCAAACTGTCAAGGAGGTTTCGCTGTGGAACCGTGCAAAGACCCCATAACTGCCGAAATCAGGGCAGAAATCAGAACTTTATTTACCCTTAGCCAAGCATCAATTAGAATATAGAGAGTGCCTCTTTGGGTGACGAGTACATTCCCCATGTCTTTAACCTTAGCCTTGAAAAATCAACTGCATAAAACTCCTCAAATAGGGATGAAAAGTCTGTTGGGCCGCTTGGGTATCAGGCAGAAAATCGGCTGCGGATACGCCTTTGTCGTTGGTATTGCCATTTTGGGTGCAGTGGCCGGACGGGGAGCAGAATCCTATCAAAAACAGCAAGTTAGAGAAAAACTGGCGATCGACCGAGATAAAGCCGAAATCCTGACCAATCTCAATAATACTGCCCAGGAAGTCAGAATTCACCAGCTATTGCTGCTGAATCTGACGGCAAAACCGCAAATTTTCGATCGCCAACGATCGGAGTTTCTGACTCGGGTGGCTCAGATGAGCGGGCAGCTAGAACAACTGCAAAGCCAAGCGCCGACTTCAAATTCCGATGCTGCAAAAGATTATCAAGAGATTCAAGAATTCGCCAAAGCCAACAGCAAAACAGTAGAAGCTTACTTCCAAGAAGTCCAGAAACTGCTGGGAAACGCCAAGTTATCTGGTTTGAATCCCAAACAGCAGCAGGTATTCCAGCAGAAATTGAATAATTTCGCCACGGGGAGCAACGCTTTTAAACTCGAACAGTTTTCGCAGGATTCCGCGACGCTGGCGGGCAACTTTCGCGACAAAGCAGAGGAGGCATTTAGAGCCTACGAGAAAGCAGAACAACTCGGAACTATAGTTCTCGGTTGCTCTTTGCTGGTATCTGCGGCGATCGCAGCCATACTTGCAGCATACACCAGCGGGGCGATCGCCCGACCGCTCGAAGCCACCACCGCGATCGCTCAGCGAGTCACAGAAGAATCGAACTTTGACCTGCAAGTACCCGTTACCACCTCCGACGAAGTAGGAATGCTGGCAGTTTCGATCAACGAACTGATCCAAAGAGTAGCCGAATACACGGAAGACTTGCAGGAAGCAAAAATAGCAGCCGAAGCTGCTAACCGCTCGAAAAGTGCATTTCTCGCCAACATGAGCCACGAACTCCGTACCCCCCTCAACGCCATCATCAACTACAGCGAAATGCTGCAAGAAGATGCTCAAGATTCGGGTTCCGAAGACTTTCTCCCCGACTTAGAAAAAATTCAAACCGCAGGCAAACATTTGCTCGACATGATTAGCGATATCCTCGATATTTCTAAAATAGAGGCAGGTCATGTCACGCTTTATTTGGAACACTTCGATGTAGCGACGATGATTGAAGAAGTGATGATTACAGCTCAACCGCTAGTAGAGAAAAAAGGTAATGCTTTAGCACTGCAAGTAAAAGGCGAACTTGGTATGATGTACGCCGACCAACCGAAAGTTAGGCAAATTCTCCTAAATTTGCTCAGTAATGCTGCCAAATTTACCGAAAAAGGCGTGATTACTATCGATATCGAAAAAGTGAAAAATAAACAACCAAAACCCAAGAAAAGAAATAAAAATAATGATTTTAACTCTGGTTCAAACTACATCTCTCAATTTTTAATTTTTCGAGTCAGCGACACTGGAATTGGCATGACAGACGAGCAATTAGAGCAGATATTTAAACCTTTTACTCAAGCTGATGCTTCGACTACTAAAAAGTACGGCGGCACGGGTTTGGGATTGACAATTAGCCAGCGTTTGTGTCAAATTTTGGGCGGCGAAATTAGCGTTGAAAGTGAAAACGGGAAAGGTTCAACTTTTATTGTCAGTCTCCCGGAACGGGTGGTGATGCAGGCTTGACAGTTGACAGTTGACAGTTGACAGTTGTCAGTTGACAGTTGTCATTAGCCGTAGGGTGCGTCGCCATCAACAATCCCTAAAAAAATCAACAATCCCCGAGCGACGCACCGGTGCAAAATTAATCAGCAGTCATTAGTTGTTATACACCAATACGGTTGACAAATAAGTAGGTAGGTGCAAATAAACCAAAGTATGTAACAAAAGGTAAAGGAATCGCAACCGCTGCGATTGCTTCGCTTCACTTCGTTTCGCTCGCAATGACAACTTATGTTTTTTTGCACTCATCTACTTAGGCTTTTTGACGAATTTCCGATCGCGATTTTATAGGCAATACAGGCATTTTTTGCAAGCCAGATTGTTCTTAAGTCAACCGTATTGGTTTATGCCTCAAGGAGTCTATGCTTTATTCATGAGGTTATTTACG comes from Microcoleus sp. bin38.metabat.b11b12b14.051 and encodes:
- a CDS encoding HAMP domain-containing sensor histidine kinase produces the protein MSLTLALKNQLHKTPQIGMKSLLGRLGIRQKIGCGYAFVVGIAILGAVAGRGAESYQKQQVREKLAIDRDKAEILTNLNNTAQEVRIHQLLLLNLTAKPQIFDRQRSEFLTRVAQMSGQLEQLQSQAPTSNSDAAKDYQEIQEFAKANSKTVEAYFQEVQKLLGNAKLSGLNPKQQQVFQQKLNNFATGSNAFKLEQFSQDSATLAGNFRDKAEEAFRAYEKAEQLGTIVLGCSLLVSAAIAAILAAYTSGAIARPLEATTAIAQRVTEESNFDLQVPVTTSDEVGMLAVSINELIQRVAEYTEDLQEAKIAAEAANRSKSAFLANMSHELRTPLNAIINYSEMLQEDAQDSGSEDFLPDLEKIQTAGKHLLDMISDILDISKIEAGHVTLYLEHFDVATMIEEVMITAQPLVEKKGNALALQVKGELGMMYADQPKVRQILLNLLSNAAKFTEKGVITIDIEKVKNKQPKPKKRNKNNDFNSGSNYISQFLIFRVSDTGIGMTDEQLEQIFKPFTQADASTTKKYGGTGLGLTISQRLCQILGGEISVESENGKGSTFIVSLPERVVMQA